The following are encoded in a window of uncultured Pseudomonas sp. genomic DNA:
- a CDS encoding AraC family transcriptional regulator, with the protein MAPLEHLQVFQSMHSSPNAQLQRSAELGDGLAAAVWSNRDDARDYQAPSHHTLSCYLAYGTGSFRRENPSSKGAPNKLCILPAGHQSAWVINGKIQLAHLYVSQEQFALAAAHLLDREPRELELREGTFLDDPQQAQRFRQLSQLDWNEPAERLLSSSLAHGLISHALLSQVGRREGLRLTGGLAPMQRRRVREFIQANLAEPLSLGQLAGLCALSEYHFARMFQLSFGLPPHRYVLAQRLRHAQQLLQYTTQPLLEVAMACGFASASHFNNRFRQAFNATPGQYRAALQRR; encoded by the coding sequence ATGGCGCCACTCGAACACTTACAGGTTTTCCAGAGCATGCACAGCTCGCCCAATGCTCAGCTGCAGCGCAGCGCCGAGCTGGGTGACGGGTTGGCGGCGGCGGTGTGGAGCAACCGCGATGATGCCCGCGACTACCAGGCACCCAGCCACCACACACTGTCCTGCTACCTGGCCTACGGCACCGGCAGCTTCCGCCGTGAAAACCCGTCCAGCAAGGGTGCACCGAACAAACTGTGCATCCTCCCGGCCGGGCATCAGTCGGCCTGGGTGATCAACGGCAAAATCCAGCTGGCCCACCTGTATGTCAGCCAGGAACAGTTCGCCCTGGCTGCCGCCCACCTGCTCGACCGCGAACCGCGTGAACTGGAACTGCGCGAAGGCACCTTTCTCGATGACCCGCAGCAGGCCCAGCGCTTCCGCCAGCTCAGCCAACTTGACTGGAATGAGCCGGCCGAGCGTCTGCTCAGCAGCAGCCTGGCCCACGGCTTGATCAGCCACGCCCTGCTCTCCCAAGTGGGCCGCCGGGAAGGTTTGCGCCTGACGGGCGGCCTAGCGCCCATGCAGCGCCGGCGAGTGCGCGAGTTTATCCAGGCCAATCTGGCCGAGCCGCTCAGCCTGGGCCAGCTGGCCGGGTTATGTGCGCTCTCCGAATACCACTTCGCCAGGATGTTCCAACTCAGTTTTGGTCTACCGCCGCATCGCTATGTACTGGCGCAGCGTTTGCGCCATGCCCAGCAGCTGCTGCAATACACCACCCAGCCGCTGCTCGAGGTCGCCATGGCCTGTGGTTTTGCCAGCGCCAGTCATTTCAACAACCGCTTCCGCCAAGCGTTTAATGCCACGCCTGGGCAATACCGCGCGGCGCTGCAACGCCGCTAG